A region of Thermococcus piezophilus DNA encodes the following proteins:
- a CDS encoding NfeD family protein: MRFKTALIVLILFAMLLPTAHAQGNTVYVAKIDGMITGYTVDQFDRYITEAEKANASAIIIELNTPGGRADAMQEIVMRIQNAKVPVIIYVYPSGGMAASAGTYIALGSHLIAMAPGTVIGACRPILGYGANGSIVEAPPKIVNFYIAYLRELAEMSGRNATLAEQFITEDRSVTSQEALKYGVIKVIATNVNDLLQKADGMETKVPVKGREKVVLHLRDARVVYLEPSFKDTVIRYITDPTIAYVLLNLGFIGLIFGFLTPGWHVPETIGAIMLVLGLIGLGYFGYSSAGLLLIALAIIFFIAEALTPTFGLFTVAGTITFILGGTMLFGKGGDEYLVSDALYETLRIVIIVTAILLGLFFAFGVTTVIKDRKRKAQTGREEMLGEVGRVVQELNPEGMVKIRGELWKAESKTGKPIRVGERVRVVNVRGLTLIVVREGENPDDEREV; this comes from the coding sequence ATGAGGTTCAAAACTGCACTGATAGTACTCATCTTGTTTGCAATGCTTCTCCCCACTGCACACGCTCAGGGCAACACGGTTTATGTTGCCAAAATAGACGGCATGATAACCGGCTACACCGTGGATCAGTTCGACAGGTACATCACCGAGGCGGAGAAGGCCAATGCATCGGCGATCATCATCGAGCTCAACACTCCCGGAGGAAGGGCCGACGCCATGCAGGAGATAGTGATGAGGATACAGAATGCCAAAGTTCCAGTTATAATCTACGTCTATCCCTCAGGGGGAATGGCCGCTTCCGCGGGGACGTATATAGCCCTGGGCTCTCACCTGATAGCCATGGCTCCTGGAACCGTCATTGGGGCCTGCAGGCCAATACTCGGCTACGGTGCAAACGGAAGCATAGTAGAGGCACCCCCCAAGATAGTCAACTTCTACATAGCGTACCTGCGCGAGCTGGCCGAGATGAGCGGAAGGAACGCTACCCTTGCAGAACAGTTCATAACTGAAGACAGAAGTGTTACATCGCAAGAAGCACTCAAGTATGGCGTCATAAAGGTCATAGCAACGAACGTTAACGACCTTCTCCAGAAGGCGGATGGAATGGAGACGAAGGTTCCAGTTAAAGGCAGGGAAAAGGTGGTTCTGCACCTCAGGGACGCCCGTGTCGTATACCTGGAGCCGTCCTTCAAGGATACTGTTATCAGATACATAACCGACCCAACGATAGCTTACGTACTGCTGAACCTCGGCTTCATAGGACTAATATTCGGCTTTCTTACTCCAGGATGGCATGTGCCCGAGACCATAGGTGCCATAATGCTGGTGCTTGGGTTGATAGGCCTCGGATACTTCGGCTACAGTAGCGCCGGGCTTCTTCTGATAGCCCTCGCGATAATCTTCTTCATAGCCGAAGCCCTAACGCCAACATTTGGCCTTTTCACTGTGGCAGGGACTATTACGTTCATCCTTGGAGGTACAATGCTCTTTGGCAAAGGAGGGGATGAGTACTTGGTGAGCGACGCCCTTTATGAAACGCTCAGGATAGTCATCATCGTCACGGCAATACTGCTGGGGCTTTTCTTCGCCTTTGGCGTTACTACCGTCATCAAGGACAGAAAGCGGAAGGCCCAGACTGGAAGGGAAGAGATGCTCGGGGAAGTCGGAAGGGTCGTTCAGGAGCTGAACCCAGAGGGAATGGTGAAAATCCGGGGGGAGCTCTGGAAAGCTGAGAGCAAAACCGGGAAACCGATCCGGGTTGGTGAAAGGGTTCGTGTCGTTAATGTCAGGGGTCTAACCCTCATCGTCGTTCGCGAGGGGGAGAACCCCGATGATGAAAGGGAGGTGTGA
- a CDS encoding slipin family protein, whose protein sequence is MASLGTIISGTVLLFVLIILTSAIKIVKEYERAVIFRLGRVVGARGPGLFFIIPIFEKAYIVDLRTRVLDVPVQETITRDNVPVKVNAVVYFRVVDPVKAVTQVANYIVATSQIAQTTLRSVIGQAHLDELLSEREKLNMELQKIIDEATDPWGIKVTTVEIKDVELPAGMQRAMAKQAEAERERRARITLAEAERQAAEKLREAAEIISEHPMALQLRTLQTISDVSSDKSNIIVLTLPMEMLKLFRSLSDTADAVKAKLEKEAEKE, encoded by the coding sequence ATGGCAAGTTTGGGAACTATAATTTCGGGAACTGTTTTGCTTTTTGTTTTGATAATACTGACAAGCGCCATAAAGATAGTCAAGGAATACGAGAGGGCAGTGATATTCCGTCTCGGTAGGGTCGTTGGTGCAAGGGGTCCGGGACTGTTCTTCATAATCCCGATCTTCGAAAAGGCCTACATAGTCGACCTGAGGACAAGAGTTCTCGACGTTCCGGTTCAGGAGACTATAACCAGGGACAACGTTCCGGTTAAGGTGAACGCGGTCGTATACTTTAGGGTCGTCGATCCTGTGAAGGCGGTCACACAGGTCGCCAACTACATCGTGGCAACGAGCCAGATAGCCCAGACAACATTGAGGAGCGTCATCGGTCAGGCCCATCTCGATGAACTGCTGAGCGAAAGGGAGAAGCTCAACATGGAGCTCCAGAAGATCATCGATGAGGCAACTGATCCGTGGGGCATTAAGGTCACGACCGTTGAAATCAAGGACGTTGAGCTACCGGCCGGAATGCAGAGAGCCATGGCAAAACAGGCAGAGGCCGAGCGTGAGAGGAGGGCAAGGATAACCCTTGCAGAGGCCGAGAGGCAGGCCGCCGAGAAACTTAGAGAAGCTGCCGAGATAATCTCCGAACATCCGATGGCACTCCAGCTCAGGACGCTCCAGACGATAAGCGACGTCTCCAGTGACAAGAGCAACATAATAGTACTAACGCTGCCAATGGAGATGCTCAAGCTCTTTAGGAGCTTGTCCGATACGGCAGATGCAGTCAAGGCAAAACTCGAAAAAGAAGCTGAGAAAGAGTAA
- a CDS encoding AMP phosphorylase translates to MKVKVRILDMYSGRYSIFINEKEAKKAKLHPDDLVKLEAGKKTVYGSVVISNLIKEGEIGVSKDILQLHNFSDGEIVTVVPGGTPESVRYIKKKMMGEKLRKVEIDAIIKDIVDRKLRDIEISSFVTSLEINGLDMDEIAALTIAMAETGDMLDIDRKPIMDVHSIGGVPGNKTNILVVPIVAAAGLTIPKTSSRAITSAAGTADVVEVFAEVSFSLDEIKRIVEKIGACLVWGGALNLAPADDITIKSERALSIDPTGLMLASIMSKKYAMGSQYVLIDIPTGKGVKVGTVDEARSLARDFIELGKRLGQYVEVAITYGGQPIGHTVGPALEAREALQALMTGKGPGSLIEKATGLAGILLEMGGVAPAGMGKKMAREILESGKAYQKMREIIEEQGGNPDIKPDDILIGAKTYTFTAPTSGYITSIDNKAITGIARAAGAPEDKGAGIELYVKVGEKVKEGDPLFTIYAESEVRLDQAIVFARRAEPIRIEGMVLQRIGNI, encoded by the coding sequence ATGAAGGTAAAGGTCAGGATATTGGACATGTACAGCGGTAGATACTCGATCTTTATCAACGAGAAGGAAGCGAAAAAGGCAAAACTCCACCCAGATGACCTCGTCAAGCTTGAAGCCGGAAAGAAGACCGTCTATGGTAGTGTTGTTATCAGCAACCTCATAAAAGAGGGGGAGATAGGAGTCAGCAAGGACATACTTCAGCTCCACAATTTCTCCGATGGTGAGATCGTCACTGTAGTGCCCGGGGGGACCCCGGAGAGTGTTCGCTACATAAAGAAAAAGATGATGGGAGAGAAGCTCAGAAAGGTCGAGATAGATGCAATAATCAAGGACATCGTCGACAGAAAGCTTAGGGACATAGAGATAAGCTCATTTGTTACCTCACTTGAGATAAACGGCCTCGACATGGATGAGATAGCTGCCCTAACAATAGCGATGGCAGAAACCGGAGACATGCTCGACATAGACAGAAAGCCCATCATGGACGTTCACAGCATCGGTGGTGTCCCAGGAAACAAGACCAACATCCTGGTTGTCCCAATAGTGGCAGCAGCAGGCCTGACCATACCAAAGACCTCTTCGAGGGCCATCACCAGCGCTGCAGGAACGGCCGACGTTGTCGAGGTCTTTGCGGAGGTTAGCTTCAGCCTGGATGAGATAAAGAGAATAGTCGAGAAGATAGGAGCTTGCCTTGTCTGGGGAGGAGCTCTGAACCTCGCTCCAGCCGATGACATCACGATAAAGTCCGAGCGCGCGCTCAGCATTGACCCGACTGGCCTCATGCTGGCGAGCATAATGTCAAAGAAATACGCCATGGGCAGCCAGTACGTCCTTATAGACATCCCCACAGGCAAGGGCGTCAAGGTCGGGACCGTTGATGAGGCCCGCTCACTGGCGAGGGACTTCATAGAGCTTGGAAAGAGGCTCGGCCAGTACGTCGAAGTCGCGATAACCTACGGAGGCCAGCCGATAGGCCACACGGTCGGCCCGGCTCTTGAGGCAAGAGAGGCCCTTCAGGCTCTAATGACAGGCAAAGGCCCAGGAAGCCTAATAGAGAAGGCCACCGGGCTTGCAGGAATCCTCCTTGAGATGGGCGGTGTTGCACCAGCGGGAATGGGTAAGAAGATGGCACGTGAGATACTCGAAAGCGGTAAGGCATACCAGAAGATGCGTGAAATCATCGAGGAACAGGGCGGAAACCCTGACATCAAGCCCGACGACATTCTAATCGGTGCCAAGACCTACACCTTTACCGCGCCGACGAGCGGTTATATTACCTCGATAGACAACAAGGCAATAACGGGTATAGCGAGAGCTGCCGGAGCACCGGAGGACAAGGGGGCTGGAATAGAGCTCTATGTCAAGGTCGGCGAGAAAGTCAAGGAAGGAGACCCGCTCTTCACCATCTACGCCGAGAGCGAGGTGAGACTCGACCAGGCGATAGTCTTTGCCAGAAGGGCCGAGCCAATAAGAATTGAGGGAATGGTTCTCCAGCGGATCGGCAATATCTGA
- a CDS encoding DUF2095 family protein — protein MDEQKKKRPIDEFAWQEYDKEEFKETFPNLYGELEGGGVPIDVYRTDEREAIIEEDELMDFIGYNPTIIDFLRRCETDEEALEIINWMEERGEITHEMAKELRITLVEKGVRAFGPKKEWGWYERHRKRE, from the coding sequence ATGGACGAGCAGAAGAAGAAACGCCCCATTGACGAGTTCGCTTGGCAGGAATACGATAAGGAGGAATTCAAGGAGACCTTTCCTAATCTCTATGGAGAGCTTGAGGGGGGAGGCGTTCCGATAGACGTTTACAGAACCGACGAAAGGGAAGCCATTATCGAGGAAGACGAGCTCATGGATTTCATCGGCTACAACCCGACCATCATCGATTTCCTGAGGAGGTGCGAGACTGACGAGGAAGCGCTCGAAATCATCAATTGGATGGAGGAGCGCGGTGAGATAACCCACGAGATGGCCAAGGAGCTCAGAATAACCCTCGTCGAGAAGGGCGTTAGGGCTTTTGGTCCCAAGAAGGAGTGGGGCTGGTATGAGCGGCACAGGAAGCGGGAGTGA
- a CDS encoding GIY-YIG nuclease family protein, whose amino-acid sequence MKGSYFLVILLDKDKEIATKGRTFSLKRGYYVYVGSAMNSLEKRVARHFRREKKLHWHIDFLLKEAELLRAYLIPSNEKLEEKLSVEVSLNGESVEGFGAGDVKVSTNLYRFEEEPDKILMEILRKLGLKWKRIKSGEEIMEFGEENES is encoded by the coding sequence ATGAAGGGCTCTTACTTTTTGGTTATATTGCTCGACAAGGATAAGGAAATAGCGACGAAAGGCAGGACGTTTTCTCTGAAGAGGGGCTACTACGTTTACGTCGGCTCAGCCATGAACTCTCTAGAAAAACGCGTTGCGAGGCACTTCAGAAGGGAGAAGAAGCTCCACTGGCACATAGACTTCCTGCTGAAAGAAGCCGAGTTGCTGAGGGCCTACTTGATACCGAGCAATGAGAAACTGGAAGAGAAGCTTTCCGTGGAGGTCTCGCTCAATGGTGAATCCGTTGAGGGCTTCGGTGCTGGAGATGTTAAGGTCAGCACAAACCTCTACCGCTTCGAGGAAGAGCCCGACAAGATTTTGATGGAAATTCTAAGGAAGCTCGGGCTGAAGTGGAAAAGGATTAAAAGTGGGGAGGAGATTATGGAATTTGGTGAGGAAAATGAATCTTAA
- a CDS encoding geranylgeranylglyceryl/heptaprenylglyceryl phosphate synthase produces MNLKLGKVESYIHEKLEKGKLHFVLLDPDDIGPEMAGKIAEMSEEVGVDAIMIGGSTGAEGDVLDSVVRAIKESSSLPVILFPGSHGGINKYADAIFFMSLLNSRNPFFITGAQALGAFQVKRYRIEPIPMAYLIIEPGETVGWVGDAKPIPRHKPKIAAAYALAGQYLGMRLVYLEAGSGAPEPVPPEMIAVVKKVIDVPLIVGGGIRSGEQAKTAVKAGADIIVTGTAIEKANSLEEAKEKLEELNRGIKG; encoded by the coding sequence ATGAATCTTAAACTCGGAAAGGTTGAATCTTACATTCACGAAAAGCTTGAGAAGGGAAAGCTCCACTTCGTTCTACTCGATCCAGACGACATTGGTCCAGAAATGGCCGGAAAAATAGCAGAAATGAGCGAGGAAGTTGGAGTCGATGCGATTATGATAGGAGGCTCAACTGGAGCCGAAGGGGATGTCCTCGACAGTGTTGTAAGGGCGATAAAGGAGAGCTCCAGCCTTCCGGTCATACTCTTCCCGGGCTCCCATGGAGGCATAAACAAGTACGCAGATGCTATCTTCTTCATGAGCTTGCTTAACTCGAGGAATCCATTCTTCATAACCGGTGCTCAGGCCCTGGGGGCCTTCCAGGTGAAACGCTACAGAATAGAGCCGATTCCAATGGCTTACCTCATAATCGAGCCTGGAGAAACCGTCGGATGGGTCGGCGATGCAAAGCCTATCCCAAGGCACAAGCCGAAAATAGCCGCGGCTTACGCTTTGGCCGGCCAGTATTTAGGGATGCGTCTCGTTTACCTCGAGGCAGGAAGCGGTGCTCCCGAGCCAGTTCCGCCTGAGATGATAGCCGTCGTCAAGAAGGTTATAGACGTCCCGCTAATAGTCGGAGGGGGAATAAGGAGCGGGGAGCAGGCAAAGACCGCTGTGAAAGCAGGGGCAGATATAATTGTCACCGGAACGGCAATCGAGAAGGCAAACTCTCTGGAAGAGGCCAAAGAAAAACTGGAAGAACTCAATAGGGGAATAAAGGGTTAA
- a CDS encoding M55 family metallopeptidase produces MRAFISVDLEGLPYIVSREHLFVKGALYNEARRIATEIVKVTAEALHRNGFDEVVVADSHGPMVNVIQGEMPEYVELVRGFPRPLSMVAFAKGSDAALFIGYHTKAGTSYATFDHTYSGASIDRLEINGVEVSEFLLNAYLLGSWGVPVILVGGDRRLIEEDVKRFAPWVEGVAFKESPSRYAAKSPSMVRLRGELQEGIARAVERLKNGEAKPLKTEEPVNVRVRFLRSDMADTAELLPFIKRLDGKTVEFEAETVEEAYRVFELLTLAAAGVNAIVTR; encoded by the coding sequence ATGCGTGCTTTTATCTCCGTCGATCTTGAGGGGCTCCCCTACATCGTCAGCAGGGAGCACCTCTTCGTTAAAGGGGCCCTCTACAACGAGGCCAGAAGGATAGCGACCGAAATAGTTAAAGTAACCGCAGAAGCCCTCCACAGGAACGGCTTCGATGAGGTCGTAGTTGCCGACAGCCACGGCCCGATGGTAAACGTCATCCAGGGGGAAATGCCCGAGTACGTAGAGCTCGTTAGGGGCTTTCCAAGGCCCCTGAGCATGGTGGCCTTCGCCAAGGGAAGCGATGCAGCGCTCTTCATCGGCTACCACACCAAAGCCGGAACGAGCTACGCAACCTTTGACCACACATACAGCGGGGCTTCGATAGACAGGCTCGAGATAAACGGCGTCGAGGTCAGCGAGTTCCTCCTGAACGCTTACCTCCTCGGGAGCTGGGGAGTTCCCGTAATCCTCGTCGGAGGTGACAGGAGGCTCATCGAGGAGGACGTTAAGAGGTTCGCCCCGTGGGTTGAGGGAGTGGCATTCAAAGAATCGCCCTCACGCTATGCAGCCAAAAGTCCAAGCATGGTGAGGCTCAGAGGGGAGCTCCAGGAGGGGATTGCCAGGGCCGTTGAGAGGCTCAAGAACGGTGAGGCAAAGCCGCTGAAAACGGAGGAGCCAGTGAACGTTAGGGTCCGCTTCCTGAGAAGCGACATGGCAGATACCGCTGAACTTCTCCCGTTCATCAAGAGACTGGACGGAAAGACTGTCGAGTTCGAGGCAGAGACCGTTGAAGAGGCCTACAGGGTCTTTGAGCTGCTGACCCTCGCGGCGGCTGGAGTGAACGCCATCGTCACGAGGTAA
- a CDS encoding ERCC4 domain-containing protein has translation MSEEVGIERKSANDFIQSIIDGRLFDQVERLKRAYEKPVIIIEGQLYGIRNVHPNAIRGAIAAVTLDWGVPILFSSGPEETAQFVYLLAKREQEERKKEVRLRSEKKALTLAERQRLIVEGLPNISATLAKRLLKHFGNVERVFTATEEELQEVEGIGPKKAREIRKVITAPYVEED, from the coding sequence GTGAGCGAAGAGGTTGGAATAGAGCGCAAGAGCGCCAACGACTTCATCCAGTCCATAATAGATGGCCGCCTCTTTGACCAGGTGGAGAGGTTGAAGAGGGCCTACGAGAAGCCCGTGATAATCATCGAGGGGCAGCTCTACGGCATAAGAAACGTCCATCCCAATGCGATTAGAGGCGCTATAGCGGCCGTAACGCTCGACTGGGGCGTGCCGATACTCTTCTCCTCTGGACCGGAAGAAACTGCCCAGTTTGTCTATCTCTTAGCCAAGCGCGAGCAGGAGGAGAGGAAGAAGGAAGTAAGACTGAGGAGCGAGAAGAAGGCCCTAACTCTCGCCGAGAGACAGCGGCTAATAGTCGAGGGTCTGCCCAACATCTCGGCCACCCTGGCGAAGAGGCTCCTTAAGCACTTCGGCAACGTCGAGAGGGTTTTCACCGCCACGGAGGAGGAGCTACAGGAAGTTGAAGGCATCGGGCCGAAGAAGGCGAGGGAGATAAGAAAGGTGATAACGGCACCTTATGTAGAGGAAGATTAA
- a CDS encoding DEAD/DEAH box helicase: MYLRRDLIQPRVYQEVIYVRCKEKNCLVVLPTGLGKTLIAMLIADYRLSKYSGKILMLAPTKPLAVQHAESFRKLFNLPADKINVLTGELSPKERAEIWEKSVVITATPQTIENDVLTGRISLEDVVLLVLDEAHRAVGNYAYVFIAKEYLNTARNPLVLGLTASPGSDEGRIREIIENLGIEHVEVRTENSPDVKPYVQRVAFEWVKVELPSIYKEVRSLLREMLKESLKPLAQFGLVSSYSPDISKREVLQAGSKINAEVAKGNYEIGRLRMYQAKAVKLQHAIELLETQGLTALQAYLKKLREDKRTKSSRELMDDPRMRKIIYILVQAKELGIDHPKMEKLKELVKEQLSKKPNSKIIVFTNYRDTGKKIVEELRGMGISAERFIGQASRSNDKGMSQKQQKEVLERFSRGEFSVLAATSVGEEGLDVPEVDLVVFYEPVPSAIRSIQRRGRTGRHRSGRVVILMAKGTRDEAYYWSSRRKEKGMFEAIRKIARELEAEMKEREDMKRGKITSLDAFLKPKKKQAEEKTEGIEGAEKLSGEKVEKPEKAEPSKEKIYEKLQIKPIFVRKPREIVVYVDSRELRSGVPKHLRELGARLR; this comes from the coding sequence ATGTATCTCCGCAGGGATCTCATCCAGCCCAGGGTTTATCAGGAGGTCATCTACGTACGGTGTAAGGAAAAGAACTGCCTCGTTGTCCTGCCGACAGGGTTGGGAAAGACTCTCATCGCCATGCTCATAGCAGACTACCGCCTCTCCAAATACAGTGGCAAAATCCTTATGCTCGCTCCGACGAAGCCGCTCGCGGTTCAGCACGCTGAGAGCTTCAGAAAGCTTTTCAACCTCCCAGCAGATAAGATAAACGTTCTCACGGGCGAGCTTTCCCCGAAGGAGAGGGCCGAAATCTGGGAGAAGAGCGTCGTAATCACGGCAACTCCGCAAACGATAGAGAACGACGTTTTAACGGGGCGGATTTCTCTTGAGGATGTTGTCCTGCTCGTCTTAGATGAGGCCCACCGGGCAGTGGGCAACTATGCCTACGTTTTCATAGCTAAGGAATACCTCAACACCGCCAGAAATCCCCTCGTCCTTGGCTTAACGGCCTCACCTGGAAGCGACGAGGGAAGGATAAGGGAGATAATCGAAAACCTCGGCATCGAGCACGTCGAGGTTAGAACTGAGAACTCGCCCGACGTGAAGCCCTACGTCCAAAGGGTGGCCTTTGAGTGGGTTAAGGTAGAGCTCCCTAGCATCTACAAGGAGGTTCGCTCCCTGCTTAGGGAGATGCTTAAGGAGAGCCTAAAGCCCCTCGCCCAGTTTGGGCTGGTCAGTTCTTATTCGCCAGATATCTCGAAGAGAGAGGTTCTCCAGGCGGGCTCGAAGATAAACGCGGAGGTAGCAAAGGGCAACTACGAGATTGGAAGGCTGAGGATGTACCAGGCTAAAGCAGTCAAGCTCCAGCACGCGATTGAGCTCCTGGAAACGCAGGGTTTGACGGCTCTGCAGGCCTACCTCAAAAAGCTCCGCGAGGACAAGAGAACGAAATCGAGCAGAGAGCTTATGGATGACCCCCGCATGAGGAAGATTATCTACATCCTCGTCCAGGCGAAGGAGCTTGGCATAGATCACCCAAAGATGGAGAAACTGAAGGAGCTCGTCAAGGAGCAGCTGAGCAAAAAGCCGAACTCTAAGATAATCGTCTTCACGAACTACCGGGACACGGGTAAGAAGATAGTGGAAGAGCTGAGGGGCATGGGAATCAGCGCCGAGCGCTTCATAGGCCAGGCAAGCAGGAGCAACGACAAAGGAATGAGCCAGAAGCAGCAGAAAGAAGTTCTCGAGAGGTTCTCACGCGGGGAGTTCAGCGTTCTGGCCGCCACAAGCGTCGGTGAGGAGGGCCTGGACGTTCCCGAGGTGGATTTGGTCGTATTCTATGAACCCGTACCTTCTGCTATAAGGAGCATCCAGAGGCGCGGGAGGACCGGCAGACACAGGTCCGGAAGGGTAGTAATCCTCATGGCCAAAGGAACACGCGACGAGGCCTACTACTGGAGCTCCAGGCGGAAGGAGAAGGGCATGTTTGAGGCGATTAGGAAGATAGCCCGTGAGCTTGAGGCCGAGATGAAGGAGAGGGAGGATATGAAGAGGGGTAAGATTACTTCCCTCGATGCTTTTCTAAAGCCCAAGAAGAAGCAGGCTGAAGAAAAAACCGAGGGAATTGAGGGGGCTGAGAAGCTCTCTGGGGAGAAAGTGGAGAAACCTGAAAAGGCAGAGCCCTCGAAGGAGAAGATCTACGAGAAGCTCCAGATAAAGCCCATTTTCGTTAGAAAGCCAAGGGAGATAGTCGTTTATGTTGACAGCAGGGAGCTAAGAAGCGGCGTGCCAAAGCATCTCAGGGAGCTCGGCGCGAGGTTGAGGTAA
- the carB gene encoding carbamoyl-phosphate synthase large subunit — MLMVSKVLVLGSGAIKIGEAAEFDYSGSQALKALKEEGIETILVNPNVATIQTSHEMADKVYLLPLDVKFVEEIIKKEKTDGILLGFGGQSALSLGVALYESGILDKYGVKVLGTPIEGIKKALDRERFRETMIKAGLPIPPSGAAKSVEEAIEIAEKIGFPVIVRVSFNLGGRGSFVAWNRGEFENYIIRAFAQSEVGEVLVEKYLYHWKEIEFEVVRDKNGNAVAVACLENFDPMGVHTGDSIVIAPSQTLTNREYQILRSAAIKVAEATGLVGECNVQLALNPKSEEFYIIETNPRMSRSSALASKVTGYPLAYIAAKLALGYTLDELLNGVTGVTTAAFEPSLDYVVVKVPRWDLEKFENANNRINSEMKSIGEVMAIGRNLHEAFQKAIRMVDIGDELIGEYYERDEPLEEVMKRIRNYEPYVPMHIAKALKLGAGVNEIYEITGIDRFYLYIIEDLVRMAEELKKNPTEELISEEARLQR; from the coding sequence ATGCTCATGGTTTCTAAAGTCTTAGTTTTGGGTTCTGGTGCAATAAAGATTGGTGAGGCTGCTGAATTCGACTACAGCGGAAGTCAGGCATTAAAAGCCCTAAAAGAGGAAGGCATTGAAACTATATTAGTAAATCCGAACGTTGCTACAATCCAGACTAGCCATGAGATGGCTGACAAAGTTTACCTCCTTCCTCTGGATGTCAAATTTGTTGAGGAGATTATAAAGAAAGAGAAAACGGATGGAATTTTGTTAGGCTTTGGCGGGCAAAGCGCCTTATCTTTGGGTGTAGCACTTTATGAAAGCGGAATTTTAGATAAATACGGTGTTAAAGTCCTTGGGACACCCATAGAAGGCATAAAGAAAGCCTTGGATAGAGAAAGGTTTAGGGAGACAATGATAAAAGCCGGTCTTCCAATACCACCAAGCGGAGCGGCTAAAAGCGTTGAAGAAGCAATTGAAATAGCGGAGAAGATTGGCTTCCCTGTCATCGTTAGGGTGAGCTTTAACCTCGGTGGTAGGGGTTCTTTCGTTGCTTGGAACAGGGGGGAGTTTGAAAACTATATCATTAGGGCTTTCGCTCAGAGTGAGGTTGGCGAGGTTTTGGTCGAGAAATACCTCTATCATTGGAAGGAAATAGAGTTTGAAGTTGTGAGGGATAAAAACGGAAATGCCGTTGCCGTTGCATGCTTGGAGAACTTTGACCCGATGGGAGTCCATACTGGAGATTCCATAGTTATTGCTCCTTCTCAAACTCTCACCAACAGAGAGTATCAAATTCTAAGGAGCGCGGCAATAAAGGTCGCTGAAGCAACAGGTTTAGTTGGCGAGTGTAATGTTCAGCTGGCCTTAAATCCAAAATCAGAGGAGTTTTACATAATTGAGACAAATCCAAGAATGAGCCGCTCATCTGCGTTAGCGAGCAAGGTAACGGGTTACCCCTTAGCATATATAGCGGCGAAGCTTGCTTTGGGCTATACCTTAGATGAGCTATTAAACGGTGTGACTGGAGTTACCACAGCGGCTTTTGAACCGAGCTTGGATTATGTTGTCGTTAAGGTTCCGAGATGGGACTTAGAGAAGTTTGAAAACGCAAACAATAGGATAAATTCAGAGATGAAGAGCATTGGAGAAGTTATGGCAATAGGGCGGAACTTACATGAGGCATTCCAAAAAGCAATTAGAATGGTTGATATCGGGGATGAACTGATTGGTGAATATTACGAAAGGGATGAGCCCTTGGAGGAGGTCATGAAGAGAATAAGGAACTATGAGCCTTATGTGCCAATGCATATAGCCAAAGCATTAAAGCTTGGGGCAGGCGTTAATGAGATTTATGAAATCACTGGAATAGACCGCTTTTATCTCTACATAATCGAAGACCTCGTTAGAATGGCGGAAGAATTGAAAAAGAACCCAACTGAAGAGCTCATAAGCGAAGAAGCTCGGCTTCAGCGATAA
- a CDS encoding segregation and condensation protein A, producing MESRREEEITPVDILLQLVQMGKVDPWNIDIVDLTEKYIERLREMKELDLRVSARAILAASILVRMKSEALLYTDEKEEKEKREEHIRVEVEPLAPPLRRVERYYTFDDLLDALMDALEEAEKRKPRKKKKVEIEEEIFVVDDFRVDIEKHVNRLHEIVRKLYSETGEPIRFWDLVFDPSPKIVARTFLYLLFLSNMGKVELIQDEPFGEILVVPVEESA from the coding sequence ATGGAATCCCGCAGGGAAGAGGAAATCACTCCAGTTGATATACTCCTTCAGCTCGTCCAGATGGGAAAGGTGGATCCGTGGAACATTGACATAGTCGACCTTACAGAAAAGTACATCGAAAGGCTCAGGGAGATGAAGGAGCTCGATCTCCGCGTTTCCGCGAGGGCTATCTTAGCTGCTTCAATCCTCGTCAGGATGAAGAGCGAAGCTTTGCTGTACACGGACGAGAAAGAGGAGAAAGAAAAGCGCGAGGAGCACATCCGCGTCGAGGTCGAGCCTCTGGCGCCTCCGCTCAGGAGGGTGGAGCGCTACTACACCTTCGATGACCTGCTGGATGCCCTCATGGACGCGCTGGAGGAGGCGGAAAAGCGGAAGCCGAGGAAAAAGAAGAAGGTCGAGATTGAGGAGGAAATATTCGTCGTCGACGACTTTAGAGTTGACATTGAGAAGCACGTCAACAGGCTCCACGAGATAGTCCGGAAACTCTACAGCGAGACCGGGGAGCCGATAAGGTTCTGGGATCTGGTCTTTGACCCCAGTCCGAAAATAGTTGCCAGAACCTTCCTCTACCTTCTCTTTCTCTCCAACATGGGCAAGGTCGAGCTGATTCAAGATGAACCCTTTGGGGAGATACTGGTGGTGCCGGTGGAGGAGAGCGCTTAA